Proteins from a genomic interval of Medicago truncatula cultivar Jemalong A17 chromosome 3, MtrunA17r5.0-ANR, whole genome shotgun sequence:
- the LOC11439053 gene encoding protein LAZY 1 isoform X2, with protein MKLLGWMHRKLRQNSTEPFKDLVTGQATSVDEENNYYYYLKPKFGSCKYVKQTQKEQFKLRKSFEAVGSGRAVDEEEDKEAWSGVFPGFLAIGTLGLETDPSPLTPSFSISVENIITEREAEVTEKELKVINNELEKVLVLTNNNDDSSGRNSHVSTAGRNSHGRISIESNSICPLQGYLFGSAVELSETKTSSISVSKNKEQQHHSQRTTLAELFQRSKQADQDNLVGAKDDTDKEKEEANKSAMHLMRKKLKKKRAHASSQTSVDSTSADRKLHNKILQMFHRKVHPENPTCAEKYEKKKIMNEGGHNKSNKVEEESIMIQPKRAVGKENIGQCKKRQLQITLGSGSEDSSENMEQWIKTDADYLVLEL; from the exons ATGAAG TTACTTGGATGGATGCATAGAAAACTTCGGCAGAATAGCACTGAACCTTTCAAAGACCTGGTCACTG GGCAGGCAACATCAGTTGATGAGGAAAACAACTACTATTACTATCTGAAACCGAAATTTGGGAGCTGCAAATATGTGAAACAAACTCAGAAAGAGCAGTTTAAGCTTAGAAAATCTTTCGAAGCAGTTGGGAGTGGTAGAGCAGTAGATGAGGAAGAAGATAAGGAGGCATGGAGTGGTGTTTTCCCCGGCTTCCTAGCAATTGGAACTCTTGGTTTGGAGACAGATCCATCACCACTAACACCATCATTTTCCATCTCCGTTGAGAATATAATAACTGAAAGGGAAGCTGAAGTGACCGAGAAAGAGCTGAAGGTGATCAACAATGAGCTAGAGAAAGTTCTTGTGCTAACCAACAACAATGATGATTCATCTGGCAGAAACAGCCATGTAAGCACCGCAGGGAGAAATAGTCATGGACGCATCAGCATAGAATCAAACTCCATTTGTCCACTTCAGGGATATCTCTTTGGATCCGCAGTTGAATTATCAGAAACAAAAACTTCTTCCATATCAGTGTCAAAGAATAAGGAGCAGCAACACCACAGCCAGAGAACAACACTGGCTGAGCTGTTTCAGAGAAGCAAACAAGCAGATCAGGACAATCTTGTTGGTGCAAAGGATGATACTGACAAAGAAAAGGAGGAGGCCAATAAATCTGCCATGCATCTCATGAGAAAAAAGCTCAAGAAAAAAAGGGCACATGCTTCTTCCCAGACCTCTGTTGATTCAACTTCAGCAGACAGAAAACTGCATAATAAG ATTCTCCAGATGTTTCACCGGAAAGTTCACCCTGAAAATCCAACATGTGCAGAGAAGTAcgagaagaagaaaattatgaatgaggGAGGCCACAACAAAAGTAACAAAGTTGAAGAGGAATCTATAATGATACAGCCAAAAAGAGCAGTTGGAAAGGAAAACATAGGACAATGCAAGAAGAGGCAACTCCAAATTACCCTTGGCAGTGGCAGTGAAGATTCATCTGAGAATATGGAGCAGTGGATCAAAACAGATGCGGACT ACTTAGTGTTGGAGCTCTAA
- the LOC11439053 gene encoding protein LAZY 1 isoform X1 — MKQLLGWMHRKLRQNSTEPFKDLVTGQATSVDEENNYYYYLKPKFGSCKYVKQTQKEQFKLRKSFEAVGSGRAVDEEEDKEAWSGVFPGFLAIGTLGLETDPSPLTPSFSISVENIITEREAEVTEKELKVINNELEKVLVLTNNNDDSSGRNSHVSTAGRNSHGRISIESNSICPLQGYLFGSAVELSETKTSSISVSKNKEQQHHSQRTTLAELFQRSKQADQDNLVGAKDDTDKEKEEANKSAMHLMRKKLKKKRAHASSQTSVDSTSADRKLHNKILQMFHRKVHPENPTCAEKYEKKKIMNEGGHNKSNKVEEESIMIQPKRAVGKENIGQCKKRQLQITLGSGSEDSSENMEQWIKTDADYLVLEL; from the exons ATGAAG CAGTTACTTGGATGGATGCATAGAAAACTTCGGCAGAATAGCACTGAACCTTTCAAAGACCTGGTCACTG GGCAGGCAACATCAGTTGATGAGGAAAACAACTACTATTACTATCTGAAACCGAAATTTGGGAGCTGCAAATATGTGAAACAAACTCAGAAAGAGCAGTTTAAGCTTAGAAAATCTTTCGAAGCAGTTGGGAGTGGTAGAGCAGTAGATGAGGAAGAAGATAAGGAGGCATGGAGTGGTGTTTTCCCCGGCTTCCTAGCAATTGGAACTCTTGGTTTGGAGACAGATCCATCACCACTAACACCATCATTTTCCATCTCCGTTGAGAATATAATAACTGAAAGGGAAGCTGAAGTGACCGAGAAAGAGCTGAAGGTGATCAACAATGAGCTAGAGAAAGTTCTTGTGCTAACCAACAACAATGATGATTCATCTGGCAGAAACAGCCATGTAAGCACCGCAGGGAGAAATAGTCATGGACGCATCAGCATAGAATCAAACTCCATTTGTCCACTTCAGGGATATCTCTTTGGATCCGCAGTTGAATTATCAGAAACAAAAACTTCTTCCATATCAGTGTCAAAGAATAAGGAGCAGCAACACCACAGCCAGAGAACAACACTGGCTGAGCTGTTTCAGAGAAGCAAACAAGCAGATCAGGACAATCTTGTTGGTGCAAAGGATGATACTGACAAAGAAAAGGAGGAGGCCAATAAATCTGCCATGCATCTCATGAGAAAAAAGCTCAAGAAAAAAAGGGCACATGCTTCTTCCCAGACCTCTGTTGATTCAACTTCAGCAGACAGAAAACTGCATAATAAG ATTCTCCAGATGTTTCACCGGAAAGTTCACCCTGAAAATCCAACATGTGCAGAGAAGTAcgagaagaagaaaattatgaatgaggGAGGCCACAACAAAAGTAACAAAGTTGAAGAGGAATCTATAATGATACAGCCAAAAAGAGCAGTTGGAAAGGAAAACATAGGACAATGCAAGAAGAGGCAACTCCAAATTACCCTTGGCAGTGGCAGTGAAGATTCATCTGAGAATATGGAGCAGTGGATCAAAACAGATGCGGACT ACTTAGTGTTGGAGCTCTAA
- the LOC11438622 gene encoding protein Iojap-related, mitochondrial: MWTVLRARAGCSSRSLLQPWKLGFPSLSTTAFDGGVLDLQEIQKILTDVQADDVKIIPAPKHNDWTDFMVLATGRSSWHVKNIAQALIYQAKQKQIGVERMMLPSVQGQEDGKWIVIDSGKVIVHALDENARAYYNLEGLWTRGTLPNEPIEDLHKALVKVRRKNNSKKPAQKKA, encoded by the exons ATGTGGACAGTTCTACGAGCTCGAGCTGGTTGTTCCTCGCGTTCTCTTCTTCAACCATGGAAGCTAGGGTTTCCCTCTCTATCCACCACCGCCTTTGACGGTGGCGTCCTCGATCTGCAAGAAATCCAAAAGATTCTTACGGACGTTCAAGCTGACGACGTCAAGATAATTCCAGCTCCTAAGCACAACGACTGGACTGATTTCATGGTACTTGCTACTGGTAGATCCTCTTGGCACGTCAAGAATATCGCTCAAGCCCTTATTTACCAG GCTAAGCAGAAGCAGATAGGAGTTGAGCGAATGATGCTGCCTAGTGTGCAAGGGCAAGAGGATGGAAAGTGGATCGTCATTGACTCCG GTAAAGTAATAGTTCATGCACTTGATGAAAATGCTAGAGCTTACTACAATTTGGAGGGTCTTTGGACCCGTGGGACATTGCCAAATGAACCTATTGAG GATTTACATAAAGCTTTGGTGAAGGTCAGGCGGAAAAACAATTCCAAGAAACCTGCCCAAAAGAAAGCCTAA
- the LOC11440405 gene encoding 3-oxoacyl-[acyl-carrier-protein] reductase 4 yields MASLTGSNCVALRSATFAATGNRKITQIRHYSPLLNHPRLVSGLHSRSNTSFNSTGLRAQVATLAEASTEAVQKVESPVVIVTGASRGIGKAIALALGKAGCKVLVNYARSSKEAEEVSKEIEALGGQALTYGGDVSNEADVNSMIKTAVDAWGTIDVLINNAGITRDGLLMRMKKSQWQEVIDLNLTGVFLSTQAAAKIMMKNKKGRIINISSVVGLIGNAGQANYAAAKAGVIGLTKSVAKEYSSRGITVNAVAPGFIASDMTAKLGNDLEKKILEAIPLGRYGQPEEVAGLVEFLALSQAASYITGQVFTIDGGMVM; encoded by the exons ATGGCTTCTCTTACCGGATCCAATTGCGTCGCTCTCCGTTCCGCCACTTTCGCCGCCACCGGTAACCGTAAAATCACTCAGATCCGCCATTACTCTCCACTTCTCAATCATCCCCGTCTGGTTTCCGGTCTTCACTCTAGATCCAACACTTCGTTTAACTCCACCG GTTTGAGAGCACAGGTTGCTACACTGGCGGAAGCGTCAACCGAAGCAGTTCAGAAAGTGGAATCGCCGGTTGTGATTGTTACCGGAGCTTCCAGAGGTATTGGAAAAGCAATTGCGTTAGCGTTAGGTAAAGCAGGTTGCAAG GTTTTGGTCAACTATGCAAGATCATCCAAGGAAGCTGAAGAGGTTTCCAAGGAG ATTGAGGCACTCGGTGGGCAAGCTCTAACATATGGTGGAGATGTTTCTAATGAAGCTGATGTGAACTCTATGATTAAAACT GCAGTAGATGCTTGGGGAACCATTGATGTATTGATAAACAATGCCG GAATAACCAGAGATGGTTTATTGATGAGAATGAAGAAGTCTCAGTGGCAGGAGGTTATTGATCTAAATCTCACTGGTGTTTTTCTTTCCACACAG gcaGCTGCTAAGATTATGATGAAGAATAAAAAG GGAAGGATAATCAACATTTCATCAGTTGTTGGTTTGATTGGCAATGCTGGACAAGCCAATTATGCTGCTGCAAAAGCAGGAGTAATTGGCCTGACAAAATCTGTTGCAAAGGAATATTCTAGCAGAGGCATCACT GTTAATGCTGTTGCTCCAGGATTCATTGCATCTGACATGACTGCCAAGTTAGGAAATGACCTTGAGAAAAAGATTTTGGAGGCAATTCCATTAG GACGGTATGGCCAACCAGAAGAAGTTGCTGGACTAGTGGAATTCTTGGCGCTTAGTCAAGCTGCCAGTTACATCACTGGACAG GTTTTCACCATTGATGGAGGTATGGTGATGTAA